Proteins encoded within one genomic window of Thiothrix litoralis:
- the def gene encoding peptide deformylase, whose translation MAKLEILHHPDPRLRKKAAPVTQVDDTIRRIVDDMFATMYANQGIGLAATQVNIHQRIITIDVSENKDAPLCLINPEILHKEGQLEHEEGCLSVPDYYEKVTRAERIRFRALNADGEVFERDADELLAICVQHEIDHLDGKLFVDYLSTPKQQKARKVVQKWEKEQVQKAAKAAQS comes from the coding sequence ATGGCAAAACTAGAGATTTTACACCATCCCGACCCGCGCTTGCGCAAGAAAGCCGCGCCCGTCACTCAGGTCGATGACACGATCCGTCGTATCGTGGACGACATGTTTGCAACCATGTATGCCAATCAGGGCATTGGTTTGGCTGCAACTCAGGTCAATATCCACCAGCGCATTATCACCATTGACGTGTCCGAGAACAAAGATGCGCCGCTGTGCCTGATCAACCCTGAAATCCTGCACAAGGAAGGCCAGCTTGAACACGAAGAAGGTTGCCTGTCCGTCCCCGATTACTACGAAAAAGTTACCCGCGCCGAGCGCATCCGCTTCCGCGCCCTGAACGCTGACGGTGAAGTGTTTGAACGTGATGCCGATGAGTTACTCGCCATTTGCGTCCAACACGAAATAGATCATCTGGATGGCAAGCTGTTCGTCGATTACCTATCCACGCCCAAGCAGCAAAAAGCCCGTAAAGTCGTGCAAAAGTGGGAAAAAGAGCAAGTACAAAAAGCTGCTAAGGCCGCGCAGTCATGA